A region of Moorena producens PAL-8-15-08-1 DNA encodes the following proteins:
- a CDS encoding dynamin family protein, with product MSTKMETTNFLHDLDRVARVRAEIASNLNQINKTLEQSESAGEHNSGKLGLDRDIEDIYKVSKNLQQGRFRLLVLGDMKRGKSTFLNALIGENLLPSDVNPCTALLTVLRYGAQKKVTVYFNDETLPQEIDLENFKQRYTIDPDQAKRLEQEQKLAFPNVSHAVVEYPLPLLEKGIEIVDSPGLNDTEARNQLSLSYINNCHAILFVLKATQPCTLEERRYIENYLKGRGLTVFFLINAWDEIRKGLIDPEDSEELAAAEEKLRQVFQANLMDYFQVEAQTYQKRVFEISSLMALRRRVKNSEDSLEGTGFPELMAQLNSFLTKERAIAEMRQAKILAQQVYNHVHEAIERRIPLLDQDVNQLKQQINEVAPEFEKLTEIRDQFQEEIRITRNRTAKAVANSFRDYILNLGNTFESDFVRYQPDLGFLDFLRQGKRDEFNAAFKRAFERYINEKISDWEVTAEQKISQAFLELARSAANYGAIYGKIADTMTEKLIGKKVYPNTTMDSADTSPAWASWAMGFLSLASGNVAGVFLAGAGFDWKNILVNWFAVWGITSFLLIFTTTFTTALIGPLYFALMGLGVGAFQADQARKELIQATKKELVNYLPKLAEEQWQPIHDAVNECFDDYERQVIKRLNDDIKSRKDELDNLVEQKESNQVNRETELKRLRSLDAEVLSKVNGIESVYGYLLAAPM from the coding sequence ATGAGTACTAAAATGGAAACCACAAATTTTCTCCATGATCTCGATCGCGTTGCCAGAGTTCGTGCTGAAATCGCAAGTAATTTAAATCAAATCAATAAAACTCTTGAGCAATCGGAATCCGCAGGGGAGCATAATTCAGGTAAATTAGGCTTAGATAGAGATATTGAAGATATCTATAAAGTCAGTAAAAATTTACAGCAGGGGCGATTTCGGCTATTGGTATTAGGGGATATGAAGCGAGGAAAAAGTACATTCCTCAATGCCTTAATTGGTGAGAATTTACTGCCCAGTGATGTCAATCCTTGTACAGCTTTACTGACGGTTTTACGCTATGGTGCTCAAAAGAAAGTTACAGTGTACTTTAATGATGAGACACTACCCCAAGAAATTGATTTAGAAAATTTTAAGCAGCGCTATACCATCGACCCAGACCAAGCGAAGCGACTAGAACAAGAGCAAAAGCTAGCCTTTCCTAATGTTAGTCATGCCGTGGTGGAGTATCCCTTACCGTTGCTAGAAAAAGGGATTGAAATTGTAGATAGTCCAGGACTAAATGATACGGAAGCACGCAATCAGTTATCCCTCAGTTACATTAATAATTGTCACGCTATCCTATTTGTCCTCAAAGCAACTCAGCCCTGTACTCTAGAAGAACGTCGTTATATCGAAAATTATCTTAAAGGTCGGGGATTAACGGTTTTCTTTTTAATTAATGCTTGGGATGAGATTCGTAAGGGATTGATTGACCCGGAAGACTCCGAAGAACTAGCAGCAGCTGAGGAAAAACTCCGTCAAGTCTTCCAAGCTAACCTGATGGATTATTTTCAGGTAGAGGCACAGACTTATCAGAAACGAGTCTTTGAAATTTCTTCATTGATGGCCTTGCGTCGGCGGGTTAAAAATTCCGAGGATTCTCTTGAAGGAACGGGATTTCCTGAATTGATGGCACAACTTAATTCATTTTTAACCAAAGAACGTGCGATCGCAGAAATGCGCCAAGCTAAAATCCTAGCTCAGCAAGTCTATAACCATGTCCATGAAGCAATTGAACGGCGGATTCCATTGTTGGATCAGGATGTTAATCAGTTGAAACAGCAGATTAACGAAGTCGCACCGGAATTTGAGAAACTGACGGAAATTCGTGATCAATTTCAGGAAGAAATCCGAATTACCCGTAACCGTACAGCAAAAGCTGTAGCTAATTCATTTCGGGACTATATTTTAAATTTAGGTAATACCTTTGAATCAGATTTTGTCCGCTATCAGCCAGATTTAGGCTTTCTGGATTTCCTGCGACAGGGGAAACGGGATGAGTTTAATGCAGCATTTAAGCGAGCCTTTGAACGGTACATTAACGAAAAGATTTCGGATTGGGAAGTCACCGCTGAGCAAAAAATAAGTCAAGCCTTTTTAGAACTAGCTAGGAGTGCCGCTAATTATGGTGCCATCTATGGTAAGATAGCCGATACCATGACTGAAAAGTTGATTGGGAAAAAGGTTTACCCCAATACCACTATGGATTCAGCAGACACTTCACCAGCCTGGGCCAGTTGGGCGATGGGATTTTTATCCTTGGCTTCAGGTAATGTTGCTGGTGTTTTTCTAGCTGGTGCTGGCTTTGATTGGAAAAATATTCTGGTCAATTGGTTTGCTGTGTGGGGAATTACTAGCTTTTTATTGATTTTCACAACAACTTTTACAACAGCATTGATAGGACCATTATATTTTGCTCTGATGGGTCTAGGGGTTGGCGCTTTCCAAGCGGATCAAGCTCGCAAGGAATTAATTCAAGCTACTAAGAAAGAGTTGGTAAACTATTTGCCTAAGTTGGCTGAGGAGCAATGGCAACCAATTCATGATGCGGTCAACGAGTGTTTTGATGATTATGAACGCCAGGTGATTAAACGATTAAATGATGACATTAAATCCCGGAAGGATGAGTTGGATAATTTGGTAGAGCAAAAAGAGTCTAATCAAGTTAATCGCGAGACTGAGTTAAAGCGTCTAAGAAGTTTGGATGCTGAGGTTTTGTCTAAGGTTAATGGTATTGAATCCGTTTATGGGTACTTGCTAGCAGCTCCAATGTAA